A single genomic interval of Nitrospira sp. harbors:
- a CDS encoding NAD(P)-dependent alcohol dehydrogenase, whose product MPQTMNTFVMKKIGSVGMMEKPIADPGPNDAIVKTTAALVCTSDVHTVGGAIGERTNLTLGHEAVGVIYKLGSAVKGFREGDRVAVNAITPCYQCENCLRGYTSQCQEMLGGWKFANVKDGNLAEYFHVNSAQANLAPIPATLTDEQAAYCSDMMSTGFMGAEHANIPIGGTVAVFAQGPVGLMATAGARLLGAGLVIAVESVPQRKQLAKDFGADVVIDFTEQDPVHAILDLTGGQGVDSTIEALGAQATFEACIKATRPGGTISNVGYHGHGDYVQMPRKEWGVGMGDKVIRTGLCPGGAERMKRLMRLMETGRVNPLPLTTHRFTFHDVEQAFELMRTKADGILKPLITFA is encoded by the coding sequence ATGCCTCAAACCATGAACACATTCGTCATGAAAAAGATCGGCTCGGTGGGGATGATGGAAAAACCCATCGCTGATCCGGGACCGAACGATGCGATCGTCAAAACCACCGCCGCGCTCGTCTGCACGTCGGATGTCCATACCGTCGGCGGGGCGATCGGAGAACGCACCAACCTGACTCTGGGCCATGAAGCCGTCGGAGTCATTTACAAACTGGGCAGCGCGGTCAAGGGGTTCCGGGAGGGAGACCGGGTGGCCGTCAATGCGATCACCCCCTGTTACCAGTGCGAGAATTGCCTGCGCGGCTACACCTCGCAGTGTCAAGAGATGCTCGGCGGGTGGAAGTTTGCGAACGTGAAAGACGGAAACCTTGCCGAATATTTCCACGTCAACAGCGCGCAAGCGAACCTGGCGCCGATTCCCGCGACACTCACCGATGAGCAGGCCGCCTACTGCTCCGACATGATGTCGACCGGATTCATGGGGGCCGAGCATGCGAATATTCCCATCGGCGGCACGGTGGCGGTCTTCGCCCAGGGCCCGGTCGGACTCATGGCTACGGCGGGAGCCCGGTTGTTGGGCGCCGGCCTGGTCATTGCGGTGGAATCGGTTCCGCAGCGGAAGCAACTGGCGAAAGACTTCGGAGCCGATGTCGTGATCGACTTCACAGAGCAGGATCCCGTTCACGCCATTCTGGATCTGACGGGCGGCCAAGGCGTGGATTCCACAATAGAGGCCCTCGGGGCTCAGGCGACGTTCGAGGCCTGTATCAAGGCGACCCGTCCGGGCGGGACCATCTCCAATGTGGGCTATCACGGGCATGGAGACTACGTGCAGATGCCCCGCAAGGAATGGGGCGTCGGCATGGGCGACAAGGTCATCAGGACGGGGCTTTGCCCCGGTGGAGCAGAACGGATGAAACGGCTGATGCGCCTCATGGAAACCGGGCGCGTCAATCCGCTCCCCCTGACGACCCATCGATTCACATTCCACGATGTGGAGCAGGCGTTCGAGCTGATGAGAACGAAGGCTGATGGAATTTTGAAGCCGCTCATTACCTTTGCGTGA